A stretch of Caenorhabditis elegans chromosome IV DNA encodes these proteins:
- the lips-5 gene encoding Lipase (Confirmed by transcript evidence), which yields MLLLVPSILLISTVLSQDIPEYGPISANFDAWLDRNGYGKYDYARLDLGTAGSFGGMSSDMEYFDTSKDPVIFFHGNSDAALTANNFSTGWTTTVQYFLNQGYTLGHLYGTSWGNTNTTAAVERDHDCVTVFRLRKFVEAVMDYTGAKQINIISHSMGVTLARKVILGGYINADDGSCNIGKPLGNKVRVILGIAGANFGLCACVGHWLGVTWPTCNDDNGLWPGETCYPNPMNGQCAASPLPSPCNGLTYSKFLMDLNNSRFKPAQHIFSMWSMEDELIDLRRMSRKFGDDLIGDGNMVWGRPTSEIPFSDSNKIYKNYTHMETKLNTAADQFHIITQLTIP from the exons ATGCTTCTGCTTGTGCCCTCAATACTCTTGATATCAACAGTCTTATCACAAGACATACCTGAATATGGACCAATTAGTGCGAACTTCGATGCTTGGCTCGATAGGAATGGATATGGAAAATATGATTATGCGAGGCTAGATCTAGGTACTGCTGGAAGTTTTGGTGGAATGTCCAGTGATATGGaatat TTTGACACATCAAAAGACCCGGTAATCTTCTTTCACGGAAACTCGGACGCCGCCCTTACTGCTAACAACTTTTCGACTGGATGGACTACAACTGTTCAG tactTCTTGAATCAAGGATACACACTGGGACATCTCTATGGAACATCATGGGGAAACACAAATACAACCGCGGCAGTTGAgag GGATCATGATTGTGTAACTGTATTCCgattgagaaaatttgtggaaGCTGTAATGGATTACACGGGAGCAAAacaaattaatataatttccCATTCGATGGGAGTTACTCTTGCCAGAAAAGTTATTCTTGGAGGCTACATCAATGCTGACGACG GTTCATGCAATATTGGGAAACCATTAGGAAACAAAGTACGTGTAATTTTGGGAATCGCTGGAGCCAATTTTGGACTATGTGCCTGCGTTGGACACTGGCTTGGAGTTACGTGGCCAACATGCAATGATGAT AATGGACTGTGGCCCGGAGAAACGTGTTATCCAAATCCAATGAACGGACAGTGTGCTGCGTCACCATTACCCTCACCATGCAATGGTTTGacttattccaaatttttaatggatCTCAACAACTCGCGATTCAAACCAGCACAGCACATTTTCAGCATGTGGAGTATGG AAGACGAGCTAATTGACCTGCGAAGAATGTCACGTAAGTTTG GTGACGACTTGATCGGTGATGGAAATATGGTTTGGGGTCGTCCGACAAGTGAGATCCCATTTTCAGATAGCAATAAA atctaCAAGAACTACACTCATATGGAAACAAAACTGAACACAGCAGCAGACCAATTCCATATAATTACTCAATTAACAATTCCATAA
- the lips-5 gene encoding Lipase (Confirmed by transcript evidence), with the protein MLLLVPSILLISTVLSQDIPEYGPISANFDAWLDRNGYGKYDYARLDLGTAGSFGGMSSDMEYFDTSKDPVIFFHGNSDAALTANNFSTGWTTTVQYFLNQGYTLGHLYGTSWGNTNTTAAVERDHDCVTVFRLRKFVEAVMDYTGAKQINIISHSMGVTLARKVILGGYINADDGSCNIGKPLGNKVRVILGIAGANFGLCACVGHWLGVTWPTCNDDNGLWPGETCYPNPMNGQCAASPLPSPCNGLTYSKFLMDLNNSRFKPAQHIFSMWSMGDDLIGDGNMVWGRPTSEIPFSDSNKIYKNYTHMETKLNTAADQFHIITQLTIP; encoded by the exons ATGCTTCTGCTTGTGCCCTCAATACTCTTGATATCAACAGTCTTATCACAAGACATACCTGAATATGGACCAATTAGTGCGAACTTCGATGCTTGGCTCGATAGGAATGGATATGGAAAATATGATTATGCGAGGCTAGATCTAGGTACTGCTGGAAGTTTTGGTGGAATGTCCAGTGATATGGaatat TTTGACACATCAAAAGACCCGGTAATCTTCTTTCACGGAAACTCGGACGCCGCCCTTACTGCTAACAACTTTTCGACTGGATGGACTACAACTGTTCAG tactTCTTGAATCAAGGATACACACTGGGACATCTCTATGGAACATCATGGGGAAACACAAATACAACCGCGGCAGTTGAgag GGATCATGATTGTGTAACTGTATTCCgattgagaaaatttgtggaaGCTGTAATGGATTACACGGGAGCAAAacaaattaatataatttccCATTCGATGGGAGTTACTCTTGCCAGAAAAGTTATTCTTGGAGGCTACATCAATGCTGACGACG GTTCATGCAATATTGGGAAACCATTAGGAAACAAAGTACGTGTAATTTTGGGAATCGCTGGAGCCAATTTTGGACTATGTGCCTGCGTTGGACACTGGCTTGGAGTTACGTGGCCAACATGCAATGATGAT AATGGACTGTGGCCCGGAGAAACGTGTTATCCAAATCCAATGAACGGACAGTGTGCTGCGTCACCATTACCCTCACCATGCAATGGTTTGacttattccaaatttttaatggatCTCAACAACTCGCGATTCAAACCAGCACAGCACATTTTCAGCATGTGGAGTATGG GTGACGACTTGATCGGTGATGGAAATATGGTTTGGGGTCGTCCGACAAGTGAGATCCCATTTTCAGATAGCAATAAA atctaCAAGAACTACACTCATATGGAAACAAAACTGAACACAGCAGCAGACCAATTCCATATAATTACTCAATTAACAATTCCATAA
- the lips-5 gene encoding Lipase (Confirmed by transcript evidence) has translation MVWGRPTSEIPFSDSNKIYKNYTHMETKLNTAADQFHIITQLTIP, from the exons ATGGTTTGGGGTCGTCCGACAAGTGAGATCCCATTTTCAGATAGCAATAAA atctaCAAGAACTACACTCATATGGAAACAAAACTGAACACAGCAGCAGACCAATTCCATATAATTACTCAATTAACAATTCCATAA
- the lips-5 gene encoding Lipase (Confirmed by transcript evidence), whose amino-acid sequence MLLLVPSILLISTVLSQDIPEYGPISANFDAWLDRNGYGKYDYARLDLGTAGSFGGMSSDMEYFDTSKDPVIFFHGNSDAALTANNFSTGWTTTVQYFLNQGYTLGHLYGTSWGNTNTTAAVERDHDCVTVFRLRKFVEAVMDYTGAKQINIISHSMGVTLARKVILGGYINADDGSCNIGKPLGNKVRVILGIAGANFGLCACVGHWLGVTWPTCNDDNGLWPGETCYPNPMNGQCAASPLPSPCNGLTYSKFLMDLNNSRFKPAQHIFSMWSMEDELIDLRRMSRDDLIGDGNMVWGRPTSEIPFSDSNKIYKNYTHMETKLNTAADQFHIITQLTIP is encoded by the exons ATGCTTCTGCTTGTGCCCTCAATACTCTTGATATCAACAGTCTTATCACAAGACATACCTGAATATGGACCAATTAGTGCGAACTTCGATGCTTGGCTCGATAGGAATGGATATGGAAAATATGATTATGCGAGGCTAGATCTAGGTACTGCTGGAAGTTTTGGTGGAATGTCCAGTGATATGGaatat TTTGACACATCAAAAGACCCGGTAATCTTCTTTCACGGAAACTCGGACGCCGCCCTTACTGCTAACAACTTTTCGACTGGATGGACTACAACTGTTCAG tactTCTTGAATCAAGGATACACACTGGGACATCTCTATGGAACATCATGGGGAAACACAAATACAACCGCGGCAGTTGAgag GGATCATGATTGTGTAACTGTATTCCgattgagaaaatttgtggaaGCTGTAATGGATTACACGGGAGCAAAacaaattaatataatttccCATTCGATGGGAGTTACTCTTGCCAGAAAAGTTATTCTTGGAGGCTACATCAATGCTGACGACG GTTCATGCAATATTGGGAAACCATTAGGAAACAAAGTACGTGTAATTTTGGGAATCGCTGGAGCCAATTTTGGACTATGTGCCTGCGTTGGACACTGGCTTGGAGTTACGTGGCCAACATGCAATGATGAT AATGGACTGTGGCCCGGAGAAACGTGTTATCCAAATCCAATGAACGGACAGTGTGCTGCGTCACCATTACCCTCACCATGCAATGGTTTGacttattccaaatttttaatggatCTCAACAACTCGCGATTCAAACCAGCACAGCACATTTTCAGCATGTGGAGTATGG AAGACGAGCTAATTGACCTGCGAAGAATGTCAC GTGACGACTTGATCGGTGATGGAAATATGGTTTGGGGTCGTCCGACAAGTGAGATCCCATTTTCAGATAGCAATAAA atctaCAAGAACTACACTCATATGGAAACAAAACTGAACACAGCAGCAGACCAATTCCATATAATTACTCAATTAACAATTCCATAA